One part of the Malus sylvestris chromosome 2, drMalSylv7.2, whole genome shotgun sequence genome encodes these proteins:
- the LOC126613925 gene encoding methyl jasmonate esterase 1-like: MENMTEKLLAIFLLFICLAKGSTSAPSPPSNIHNQTQSPKHFVLIHGACHGAWSWYKVATLLKNSGHNVTALDLGASGINPIQVQQLPSLSEYVEPLTKLMVSLPPNEKVILVAHSFGGAVISIFMERFPRKIAAAVYVTGVMSGPTLNFSTINQEIRKRLDYLDSQFRYDNGTNNPATSFLFGPKVMATSLYQRSPPQDLTLALSLVRFIPRYNYDVIKLTEEKYRAVPRVFIVSGQDHAIVLDVQNYMIKNNPPNEVKVINGSDHMVMLSKPVELFFHLQDIAEKYS; this comes from the exons ATGGAGAACATGACAGAGAAGCTCCTTGcgattttccttttatttatttgcttAGCAAAAGGTAGCACCTCAGCCCCATCCCCACCCTCCAACATACACAACCAAACTCAAAGTCCAAAACATTTTGTGTTGATACATGGAGCTTGTCATGGAGCATGGAGCTGGTACAAGGTGGCGACTCTTCTGAAGAACTCAGGTCACAATGTCACGGCTCTAGACTTGGGAGCATCCGGGATCAACCCGATCCAGGTACAGCAACTCCCTTCGTTATCGGAATACGTCGAGCCTTTGACAAAGCTCATGGTGTCTCTACCACCAAATGAAAAGGTTATCCTTGTGGCTCACAGCTTTGGTGGAGCCGTCATATCTATTTTCATGGAGAGGTTCCCTCGTAAAATTGCTGCCGCAGTATATGTCACAGGGGTCATGTCTGGTCCTACTCTCAATTTCTCAACTATAAATCAAGAG ATTAGGAAAAGATTAGATTATCTTGACTCTCAATTCAGATATGATAACGGCACCAACAACCCCGCAACCTCCTTTCTCTTTGGGCCTAAGGTCATGGCGACAAGCTTGTACCAGCGCTCACCACCACAG GATTTAACCCTAGCGTTATCGTTGGTGAGATTTATTCCTCGCTACAATTATGATGTAATAAAGCTCACGGAAGAGAAATATAGAGCAGTTCCTAGAGTATTCATTGTGTCCGGCCAAGACCATGCGATAGTATTGGATGTGCAAAATTACATGATAAAAAACAATCCGCCAAATGAAGTGAAAGTGATAAACGGTTCCGATCACATGGTTATGCTATCAAAACCCGTGGAGTTGTTCTTCCATCTCCAAGATATTGCTGAGAAATATTCATAA